The genomic DNA CAGGATCGCGCCAGCGCACGTGCCCCACACCGCCCCGCCGCGCGCTGCGAACGCGGGGAGGGCGGCGTCGAGGTCGTACGCCCCCATGAGTTTCGCCATGGTGGTCGATTCACCGCCGGGGATCACGACGGCGTCGAGGTCACCGAGGTGCGCCGGGAGGCGCACCTCGCGGACGTCGGCCCCGAGCCGCTCGAGCGCGCGCCGGTGCTCCCGGAAGGCGCCCTGCAGGGCGAGGACGCCGACGCGCGGCGCCGCACTCACGGGGCACCCGCCGCCCGGGCGCCCCGGAGGATCGCGTCGGCGACGAGGTCCTGGGCGACGGCCGCCATCGCGGTGGGGTCGACCGCGGGACGGGCGCCGGTCGACAGCACGAACGTCGTGTCGCCGTCGAACGGCGTGTGCGACGGGCGCGTGACGCGGGCGATGCCGGCGTGCGCGGACGTCGCGAGGGCGCGGGCGGCGGCGGCGTCCAGCGTCGCGTCGCTCGCGACGACGACCAGGGTCGTGTGCGTCCCCGCGACGAGGGGGGCGGCGTCGGGGGTGGGGTCCGTGGGGGTGCCGGCGACCGGCGTGCCGTCCGCCGCGACGAGCGCACCGGAGGCGTTCGAGACCGCCAGCGCGGCGACCGTCGCGCCGTCCGGGAGGCGGCGCGAGGCG from Trueperaceae bacterium includes the following:
- a CDS encoding P1 family peptidase, whose translation is ASRRLPDGATVAALAVSNASGALVAADGTPVAGTPTDPTPDAAPLVAGTHTTLVVVASDATLDAAAARALATSAHAGIARVTRPSHTPFDGDTTFVLSTGARPAVDPTAMAAVAQDLVADAILRGARAAGAP